The following are encoded together in the Paraburkholderia sp. BL10I2N1 genome:
- a CDS encoding MmgE/PrpD family protein — translation MNYCGIDLHSNNSMVTVIDETDRIVAERRLPNDLTKILDFLAPWKEGLAGVVVESTFNWYWLVDGLQATGFHPLEAALLKDAVVLKLARKVKMRRCADYMSAFPRSTPSRVRVRQADRWYEHEITSPVGDVGNAMSWQQTEEKYRDLTSRASSSTRAQTERVIHACVALAFDLDRPANEFIRELR, via the coding sequence ATGAACTATTGTGGCATTGACCTGCATTCGAACAACAGCATGGTTACCGTGATCGATGAAACGGACCGGATCGTGGCGGAAAGGCGCCTGCCCAATGACCTGACGAAGATCCTGGATTTCCTTGCGCCGTGGAAAGAGGGGCTTGCCGGCGTCGTGGTCGAGTCGACCTTCAACTGGTACTGGCTCGTCGATGGCCTGCAGGCAACGGGCTTCCACCCATTAGAAGCAGCATTGCTGAAAGACGCAGTCGTATTGAAGCTTGCTCGGAAAGTGAAAATGCGTCGGTGCGCGGACTATATGTCTGCATTCCCTAGATCTACCCCGTCGCGCGTGCGGGTCAGACAAGCAGATCGCTGGTACGAGCACGAGATAACGAGTCCTGTCGGCGATGTTGGTAATGCGATGTCTTGGCAGCAGACAGAAGAAAAGTACCGAGACTTGACATCTCGGGCATCCTCATCGACGCGAGCGCAAACCGAGCGCGTGATCCACGCATGCGTCGCGCTAGCTTTTGACTTGGACAGGCCAGCGAATGAGTTTATCCGCGAACTGCGCTAG
- a CDS encoding IS110 family transposase — translation MKFTAICRQLLELKQDCQVVAPSLIPKKPGERVKTDRRDALSLARLHRAGELSPVWIPDEAQEALRDLTRAREDMKHLQRQAKQRLLSFLSRHGHRYTGRSRWTQSHWRWLEGIRFARPEQQIVLQEYIDTAQACGSRVASLDREVETAAHASPVWPVIEALMALRGICLLAAVTVVAELGDLARFAGAPQLMAYLGLVPSEHSSGKRERRGAITKTGNSHVRRVLVEAAWTYRHPARKTAILQRRAERTPPEVQEIAWSAQKRLCQRFRNLMARGKLKNQVCTAIARELVGFIWAIGQHVVPLSRA, via the coding sequence TTGAAATTTACCGCCATTTGCCGACAGTTGCTTGAGCTCAAGCAGGACTGTCAGGTCGTGGCGCCGTCGCTGATTCCGAAGAAGCCGGGCGAACGTGTGAAGACCGACCGGCGCGATGCCCTAAGCCTGGCGCGCCTCCATCGCGCCGGTGAGTTGAGCCCCGTGTGGATTCCGGATGAGGCACAGGAGGCGCTGCGCGATCTGACCCGTGCGCGTGAGGACATGAAGCATCTGCAACGCCAGGCCAAGCAACGGCTGTTGTCGTTCCTGTCGCGCCATGGCCATCGCTACACCGGCCGCTCCAGGTGGACACAGTCGCACTGGCGCTGGCTGGAAGGCATCAGGTTCGCCCGGCCGGAGCAACAGATCGTCCTGCAGGAATATATCGACACGGCGCAGGCTTGTGGCAGCCGCGTGGCCAGTCTTGACCGCGAAGTCGAGACGGCGGCGCACGCCAGCCCGGTTTGGCCAGTGATCGAGGCGTTGATGGCGCTGCGCGGCATCTGTCTGCTCGCGGCCGTGACGGTGGTCGCGGAACTAGGCGATCTCGCACGCTTCGCTGGCGCGCCCCAACTGATGGCCTATCTGGGTCTGGTGCCAAGCGAACATTCCAGCGGCAAGCGCGAACGCCGTGGCGCAATCACCAAGACGGGCAACAGCCATGTGCGACGCGTGCTGGTCGAAGCGGCCTGGACCTACCGTCATCCCGCACGAAAGACCGCGATCCTGCAGCGGCGCGCAGAACGTACACCGCCGGAGGTTCAGGAGATCGCATGGTCGGCGCAAAAGCGGCTGTGTCAGCGCTTTCGAAACCTGATGGCACGCGGCAAGCTCAAGAACCAGGTCTGTACCGCCATTGCGCGCGAACTCGTCGGCTTTATCTGGGCTATCGGGCAACACGTCGTTCCTCTCAGCCGGGCTTAG
- a CDS encoding IS3 family transposase (programmed frameshift): MNAKRTYSVEFREQALAKVLQRGNRSVGTVASELNMNVLTLRKWIRVSNAANRNPGPVDARRPEDWSLEERLLALQQSHGLSDEALNAWCRERGLFAHHLDQWRAQFCSAGTSGSARANAPELRELKQANAQLQRELKRKEKALAEAAALLVLFKKVSGAVRGRGRMSSPEERATLRELIGEATTAGARQARACAVLGLSARTVQRWQGGGPEAVDGRTLRHHDAVHKLSTDERAELLAVANSVEFGHLPPSQIVPRLADQGRYIASESTFYRVLREEKQLAHRRSERPARARSKPRAVCADGPNQLFSWDITYLPTTVRGQYFYLYLFMDVFSRMVVGWQVYAEESSAQASELLKDLCAREAIKPGQVILHSDNGGPMKGATMLATLQALGVMPSLSRPGVSNDNPFSESLFKTLKYRPAYPLQAFDTLFAARAWVTGLVRWYNHEHRHSAIRFVTPAQRHANLDQQVLDRRATLYEAAKQRNPLRWKGPTRNWKRVHTVHLNPDQTDNFEPIKRDHRQEQKAA; the protein is encoded by the exons TTGAATGCCAAACGGACGTATTCTGTCGAATTCAGGGAGCAGGCGCTGGCAAAGGTCCTGCAACGAGGCAACCGGTCCGTAGGAACGGTTGCCTCGGAACTGAACATGAACGTATTAACCTTGAGGAAGTGGATCCGCGTGTCTAACGCCGCAAACCGCAACCCGGGGCCAGTCGATGCACGGCGCCCGGAAGACTGGTCTTTGGAAGAGCGCCTGCTGGCCTTGCAGCAGAGCCATGGACTGAGCGACGAGGCACTGAACGCGTGGTGCCGTGAACGGGGTCTGTTTGCCCATCACCTGGACCAGTGGCGCGCCCAGTTCTGCTCGGCCGGCACCTCAGGCAGCGCACGTGCAAACGCTCCAGAGCTGCGCGAGCTGAAACAGGCCAATGCGCAACTGCAGCGCGAACTGAAACGCAAGGAAAAGGCTTTAGCGGAGGCGGCCGCGTTGCTGGTACTTT TCAAAAAAGTATCAGGCGCTGTTCGGGGACGAGGACGAATGAGCTCCCCCGAAGAGCGCGCGACATTGCGGGAGCTGATCGGTGAGGCGACCACAGCCGGGGCTCGTCAGGCACGCGCATGTGCCGTGCTCGGGCTAAGCGCGCGCACCGTGCAACGCTGGCAAGGCGGCGGTCCTGAAGCAGTGGATGGGCGCACCTTACGCCATCATGATGCTGTTCACAAGCTGTCGACCGATGAGCGCGCTGAACTACTGGCGGTGGCCAACTCTGTCGAATTCGGCCATCTGCCACCGAGCCAAATCGTGCCTCGCCTGGCCGACCAGGGCCGCTACATCGCCTCTGAATCGACGTTCTACCGGGTGCTGCGTGAAGAGAAACAGCTTGCTCATCGGCGCAGTGAACGACCAGCCCGCGCCCGCAGCAAGCCTCGCGCAGTATGTGCCGACGGGCCCAATCAGTTGTTCAGCTGGGATATTACTTACCTGCCGACGACAGTTCGCGGGCAGTATTTCTATCTCTATCTGTTCATGGACGTGTTCAGCAGGATGGTCGTCGGCTGGCAGGTCTACGCCGAAGAGAGCAGCGCCCAGGCCAGCGAGCTCCTGAAGGATCTATGTGCGCGGGAAGCAATCAAACCGGGCCAGGTGATTCTGCATTCGGATAACGGCGGCCCAATGAAGGGTGCCACGATGCTCGCCACCCTGCAGGCTCTGGGCGTCATGCCGTCATTGAGTCGACCGGGCGTGAGCAACGACAACCCGTTCTCGGAATCGTTGTTCAAAACACTGAAGTACCGGCCGGCCTATCCTCTGCAGGCGTTCGACACGCTGTTTGCCGCGCGCGCCTGGGTCACGGGGCTGGTGCGCTGGTATAACCACGAACATCGTCACAGCGCGATCCGTTTCGTCACGCCTGCCCAACGGCACGCCAACCTCGACCAGCAGGTCCTCGATCGCCGCGCGACGCTCTACGAGGCGGCAAAGCAGCGCAATCCGCTACGATGGAAAGGCCCCACGCGAAACTGGAAGCGCGTACACACAGTCCACCTGAATCCCGATCAGACAGACAACTTCGAACCCATCAAACGCGACCACCGACAGGAGCAAAAAGCCGCCTAA
- a CDS encoding amidase family protein has protein sequence MHIPTIAEASALIAARKLSPVELVSDCLERIDSIDASLHSFITVTAERDREAAKAAEGRMMRGELKGKLDGIPIGHKDIYFTRGVLTTAHSRHLEQWVLSCLDRIIITGTLPGACYAGGMTSFLYAHGIRIFDYPRFAEPLRNRIRERAQEVCAAAGVQIEYVNQRHLVEQK, from the coding sequence ATGCACATCCCAACAATCGCTGAAGCGTCGGCATTGATAGCAGCGCGGAAGCTATCACCGGTAGAACTCGTATCAGACTGCCTCGAACGTATCGACTCAATCGACGCTTCACTGCATAGCTTCATTACGGTAACGGCCGAACGAGATCGGGAAGCGGCGAAAGCAGCCGAAGGGCGGATGATGAGAGGCGAGCTGAAAGGTAAGCTCGATGGTATACCTATTGGTCACAAAGATATCTACTTCACGCGAGGCGTGCTGACTACGGCTCATTCACGGCACCTGGAGCAATGGGTGCTGTCGTGCCTTGATCGGATCATCATCACGGGCACACTGCCGGGGGCGTGCTACGCGGGCGGCATGACGAGCTTCCTGTACGCGCACGGCATCCGGATTTTCGACTATCCACGGTTTGCCGAGCCGTTGCGCAATCGCATTCGCGAGCGGGCGCAGGAAGTCTGTGCTGCGGCCGGCGTGCAGATTGAATACGTCAATCAGCGCCACCTTGTTGAGCAAAAATAA
- a CDS encoding IS110 family transposase, which yields MDDATLVGIDLGKHSFHVHGQNGQGKAVFRKKVSRKQLIEFFATFHACTVAMEACAGSHHMARKLAALGHTVKLISPQFVRPFVKSNKNDFVDAEAICEAASRPTMRFVTPKTESQQTLSVLHRVRESIVRDRTRTVNQMHGFLLEFGVSLPVGKSVVKRLPAVLAGHELPPRLIAILERLHEHFKYLDEQIGELDQELARQLADDDVGQRLMSIPGVGPITASALAAEMGDGKQYGCSRDFAASVGLVPRQYSTGGKINLLGISRRGDKNVRRLLVLCARAYMRCLEKRTGRLAEWVRAMLTRRHSNVVACALANKLARTAWAIVARHTTFDAKVASPAA from the coding sequence ATGGACGACGCAACGCTCGTTGGCATCGATCTCGGCAAGCATAGCTTTCATGTACATGGGCAGAACGGACAAGGCAAAGCCGTGTTTCGCAAAAAGGTAAGCCGCAAGCAACTGATCGAATTCTTCGCGACGTTTCATGCCTGTACAGTCGCCATGGAGGCCTGCGCCGGTTCGCATCATATGGCGCGAAAGCTGGCTGCATTGGGACACACGGTTAAACTGATCTCGCCGCAATTCGTCAGGCCATTCGTCAAATCAAACAAGAATGACTTTGTCGATGCGGAAGCGATCTGCGAAGCAGCCTCGCGGCCAACGATGAGATTCGTGACGCCGAAGACGGAATCGCAGCAAACCCTTTCGGTCTTACACCGCGTGCGCGAGTCGATAGTGCGCGACCGCACCAGGACCGTCAATCAGATGCACGGCTTCCTGCTCGAGTTCGGCGTCAGCTTGCCGGTGGGCAAGAGCGTCGTTAAGCGTTTGCCTGCTGTGCTCGCCGGACATGAACTACCGCCCCGGCTGATTGCGATTCTCGAACGCCTTCACGAACACTTCAAGTACCTCGACGAACAAATCGGTGAGCTTGACCAGGAGCTGGCGCGTCAACTCGCTGACGACGATGTCGGACAGCGTCTCATGAGCATACCGGGAGTCGGCCCGATTACTGCAAGCGCGCTCGCCGCGGAAATGGGTGATGGCAAGCAATACGGATGCAGTCGCGACTTCGCAGCATCGGTTGGGCTCGTTCCCCGACAGTACAGTACGGGCGGGAAGATCAATCTTCTCGGGATCAGCCGACGCGGCGACAAGAACGTCAGGCGCCTGCTGGTCTTGTGCGCACGAGCTTACATGCGATGCCTGGAGAAACGAACCGGTCGTCTGGCAGAGTGGGTTCGCGCGATGCTGACGCGCCGACATTCAAATGTAGTTGCGTGCGCGCTGGCCAATAAGCTGGCGCGAACCGCATGGGCGATCGTTGCACGCCACACGACCTTTGACGCCAAGGTCGCAAGTCCTGCGGCCTGA
- a CDS encoding arginine deiminase family protein — protein MNQVSSGKLEEGVDTHAFVDSEYGRLTEVLVCDAMYYDWARSNTMVTGALDAGKTADVAAAMSQHRELRSALTEAGVTCRLLEQDPHLFYQTYTRDSSVMTPFGLLLCQMARPERQAEWGPIVDFCASSDIPVWKRVTAGSLEGGDVQILSPGQVVIGVNEVRTTYAAAEQVAAWFAEAGWQTRFIKVPAYFLHLDVLFSVVNDKVALCATDILDPDDVAWLRERYELIDVGYREVMSMGANAVALGDDRVLSSKQNPRINAALRAQGFHVFDPDLEQFVIEGGAAHCLTMPLRRKLVWGAK, from the coding sequence ATGAACCAAGTCTCGTCGGGAAAACTGGAAGAAGGCGTCGACACGCACGCATTCGTCGATAGCGAATATGGACGCCTCACGGAGGTGCTCGTATGCGATGCGATGTACTACGATTGGGCGCGCTCAAACACCATGGTCACTGGCGCGCTGGACGCGGGGAAGACCGCCGATGTTGCCGCAGCGATGAGCCAGCATCGAGAGCTGCGATCCGCGCTGACCGAAGCAGGGGTCACCTGCCGTCTTCTTGAGCAGGACCCGCACCTGTTTTATCAGACATACACGCGAGACAGCAGTGTCATGACGCCCTTTGGCTTACTGCTGTGCCAGATGGCCAGACCCGAGCGACAGGCAGAGTGGGGGCCGATCGTCGATTTCTGCGCGTCGTCTGATATCCCGGTCTGGAAAAGGGTGACTGCTGGAAGCCTGGAAGGTGGAGATGTCCAGATCCTGTCGCCGGGCCAGGTCGTCATTGGTGTGAACGAAGTACGGACGACGTATGCGGCTGCCGAGCAGGTTGCAGCGTGGTTTGCGGAGGCTGGCTGGCAAACTCGTTTTATCAAGGTTCCTGCGTACTTTCTCCACCTCGACGTTCTGTTCAGTGTTGTCAACGACAAGGTAGCGCTGTGCGCCACAGACATTCTCGACCCGGACGACGTTGCGTGGCTGCGAGAACGGTATGAACTGATTGATGTCGGTTACCGCGAGGTGATGAGCATGGGTGCCAATGCCGTCGCCCTTGGCGACGATCGGGTACTTTCCTCAAAACAGAATCCTCGCATCAACGCTGCATTGCGTGCACAAGGTTTCCATGTGTTCGATCCTGACCTCGAACAATTCGTGATTGAGGGCGGCGCTGCGCATTGTTTGACCATGCCACTTCGTCGGAAGCTTGTTTGGGGTGCGAAATGA
- a CDS encoding aspartate aminotransferase family protein — MTKVEFKGGTTIAAPKLPKVQYGRGVYVFDTTGKQYIDGSAGPAVYSLGHGNEEVNEAIAAQLRQIAHGYRYLFTSDPLEELSDLIREACGPDFTSMVFVSGGSEAVESALKLALQYHSALGNSSRRRFISRQRSWHGNTLGALSISGFLERKAPFEGALIPASLISPANEYRPLKGVPADELGRACADELEQEILRMGADNVAAFVFEPVVGAAGGVVPAPKGYAKAVREVCNRHGVLMIADEVMCGSGRCGTWRALEFDDVVPDIMPIAKGLGGGYIPLGATVYTQKVAEVINGAYGGPMTGHTFTGHTAACAAGVAVQKIIRRDHLIERVQTAGQRFGDMLKAELADIEAVGDIRGRGFFWGVEFVEDLERKTPFAAEKQLYLKIRQRTLANGLICYPSGGNVDGVSGDTVILAPPYIATDNELAEIVEKFARSSREALSELGR; from the coding sequence ATGACCAAGGTCGAGTTTAAGGGCGGCACCACGATCGCCGCTCCGAAGTTGCCGAAGGTGCAGTATGGTCGAGGCGTATATGTCTTCGACACCACCGGGAAGCAATACATCGACGGCTCGGCTGGACCGGCCGTCTACAGTCTTGGACACGGGAATGAAGAGGTCAACGAGGCCATTGCTGCACAGCTCAGACAAATCGCCCATGGCTATCGGTATCTGTTCACCAGTGACCCTCTGGAAGAGCTGTCCGATCTTATCCGGGAGGCGTGTGGACCGGACTTTACGTCGATGGTCTTTGTATCCGGGGGGTCGGAGGCAGTCGAGTCGGCGTTGAAGCTCGCTTTGCAGTATCACAGCGCGCTTGGCAACTCTAGCCGTCGACGCTTTATCTCGCGTCAGCGCTCATGGCACGGGAACACTCTTGGAGCCCTTTCCATATCCGGCTTTCTTGAGCGCAAGGCACCCTTCGAGGGCGCTCTCATTCCAGCATCGTTGATCAGTCCTGCGAATGAGTATCGGCCCCTCAAAGGCGTGCCTGCGGATGAACTGGGCAGGGCTTGCGCCGACGAACTGGAACAGGAAATCCTGCGCATGGGCGCCGACAATGTCGCCGCGTTTGTATTCGAGCCCGTCGTCGGCGCTGCAGGCGGCGTTGTTCCTGCGCCGAAGGGCTACGCCAAAGCCGTTAGGGAAGTCTGCAACCGCCACGGGGTGCTGATGATCGCGGACGAGGTGATGTGTGGCTCCGGCCGATGCGGAACGTGGCGAGCGCTGGAGTTTGATGACGTGGTCCCCGACATCATGCCGATCGCGAAAGGACTGGGTGGCGGCTATATTCCACTGGGGGCGACCGTCTATACACAGAAGGTCGCAGAAGTCATCAACGGCGCGTACGGCGGCCCGATGACAGGGCACACCTTCACCGGCCATACGGCCGCGTGCGCTGCTGGCGTCGCTGTTCAGAAGATTATCAGGCGGGATCATCTAATCGAACGGGTCCAGACCGCCGGGCAGCGGTTCGGCGACATGCTTAAAGCAGAGTTGGCGGATATCGAAGCCGTCGGCGATATCCGCGGCCGCGGCTTTTTCTGGGGCGTTGAATTTGTGGAAGACCTGGAGCGCAAGACACCGTTCGCCGCCGAAAAGCAGCTCTATCTCAAGATTAGACAGAGGACGCTGGCGAATGGCCTCATCTGCTACCCGTCTGGCGGCAATGTCGACGGAGTATCGGGTGACACCGTCATCCTAGCGCCGCCCTACATTGCTACGGATAACGAACTTGCTGAGATCGTCGAGAAGTTTGCGAGGTCGTCCCGTGAGGCTCTTTCAGAGCTCGGAAGGTGA
- a CDS encoding transporter substrate-binding domain-containing protein produces MKKLHVLLAVVIAFIVLPTLSFSKNISTIRFGTSPDYPPFESKSPDGKLVGIDIDLGNAVCAQLHAKCEWVEGDFDGLIPSLKARKIDVILSGMMATEQRKKEIDFSDKLYSAHSRLLVSKASALQPTAESLRGKSVGVLQGSVEETIAKAQWAKSGVQVVPYANQDQALADLVNGRLDGVLVEQIQAGVGFLKTERGRGFKFAGGPIVVNGIADYTAMGLRKDDPSLRQSINDALQKIRSDGTYTTITHKYVDFDISN; encoded by the coding sequence ATGAAAAAGCTTCACGTTTTGCTGGCTGTCGTCATTGCTTTCATCGTCCTGCCGACGCTCTCGTTCTCCAAAAACATCTCGACGATCCGGTTCGGCACATCCCCCGATTATCCCCCCTTCGAGTCCAAGTCGCCTGACGGTAAGCTCGTCGGTATCGATATTGATCTGGGGAACGCGGTTTGTGCCCAGTTGCACGCGAAATGTGAATGGGTCGAAGGAGATTTCGACGGTCTGATTCCCAGCCTGAAAGCGAGAAAAATCGACGTGATTCTCTCGGGGATGATGGCGACCGAGCAGCGAAAGAAGGAAATCGACTTTAGCGACAAGCTGTACAGCGCGCATAGCCGGCTGCTGGTGTCCAAGGCAAGCGCGTTGCAACCCACCGCTGAGAGCTTGCGGGGCAAGAGCGTCGGTGTTCTCCAGGGCTCGGTAGAGGAGACCATTGCAAAAGCGCAGTGGGCTAAATCGGGCGTGCAGGTCGTCCCGTACGCCAACCAGGACCAGGCGCTCGCAGATCTTGTAAATGGCCGTTTGGATGGCGTTCTGGTGGAGCAGATCCAGGCTGGTGTGGGCTTTCTCAAGACCGAGCGGGGTCGTGGGTTCAAGTTTGCTGGAGGACCTATCGTGGTGAACGGCATCGCTGACTATACCGCCATGGGCCTTCGCAAGGACGACCCCAGTCTCAGGCAGTCCATCAACGACGCGCTGCAAAAGATCCGATCCGACGGAACTTACACGACCATCACTCACAAGTACGTTGACTTCGACATCTCGAATTAA
- a CDS encoding Zn-dependent hydrolase: MSDRILALSDLRIDGHRLWRSLMDLAKIGATEKGGVCRLALTQLDKEARDLIVRWATELGCAVRIDKIGNIVARRPGTNPDLPSVMTGSHIDTQPTGGKFDGNYGVLAGLEVLRTLNDQGLRTIAPVEVVVWTNEEGSRFVPVMMGSGVASGAFSLEYALSREDADQISVEDALKSIGYQGCVEPSYSPKAYFEAHIEQGPALETAACTVGVVTGALGQRWYNVKVQGQEAHAGPTPMNLRRDALLAAADLVKGINRIATESSPNARGTVGCMSVFPNSRNVIPGQVTMTVDLRADSAELLDILDAQFRRLCSECELPVEVEQVVHFAPQPFDSFLVGSVRRTSADLGYSSMDLLSGAGHDAVYLASIAPAAMIFVPCEGGISHNEVENASPKDLEAGANVLLQIIIEAAGVDDA, from the coding sequence GTGAGCGACAGAATCCTGGCGCTGTCTGATCTGAGAATTGACGGTCACCGGCTTTGGCGCAGTCTGATGGACCTTGCGAAGATCGGTGCAACGGAGAAGGGCGGAGTTTGTCGACTCGCACTGACACAATTGGACAAGGAGGCTCGAGATCTGATTGTCCGTTGGGCAACCGAACTCGGTTGTGCCGTGCGAATCGACAAGATTGGAAACATCGTAGCTCGCCGTCCTGGGACGAACCCTGATTTGCCTTCGGTAATGACGGGAAGTCACATCGACACGCAACCGACTGGCGGGAAGTTCGACGGAAATTATGGCGTTCTTGCAGGTCTTGAAGTGCTGCGAACACTGAACGACCAGGGACTAAGGACCATTGCGCCAGTGGAAGTCGTCGTATGGACGAATGAAGAGGGATCCCGATTTGTTCCAGTCATGATGGGATCCGGTGTGGCAAGCGGGGCCTTTTCACTCGAGTACGCGCTTTCGCGCGAAGACGCGGACCAGATATCGGTCGAGGATGCGCTGAAGTCTATTGGCTATCAAGGTTGCGTTGAGCCATCGTACTCACCCAAAGCATATTTCGAGGCGCATATCGAGCAGGGCCCGGCTCTCGAAACGGCGGCCTGCACCGTCGGTGTCGTCACCGGAGCGCTGGGTCAGCGGTGGTACAACGTCAAAGTTCAAGGACAGGAAGCACACGCCGGTCCAACTCCCATGAATCTGCGTCGGGATGCCTTGCTTGCGGCGGCTGACCTTGTCAAAGGGATCAATCGAATCGCAACCGAATCTTCCCCGAACGCGCGGGGAACCGTTGGCTGTATGTCCGTGTTCCCGAACTCCCGGAACGTCATTCCAGGCCAGGTGACGATGACTGTCGACCTTCGTGCCGATTCGGCCGAGCTCCTTGACATACTGGATGCGCAGTTCCGAAGACTTTGCTCGGAATGTGAATTGCCCGTCGAAGTCGAACAGGTCGTTCACTTTGCGCCTCAGCCCTTCGACAGCTTCCTGGTGGGTTCGGTCAGACGGACGAGCGCAGATCTTGGCTATTCCTCGATGGATCTGCTTAGTGGTGCCGGACACGATGCGGTTTACCTGGCCAGCATCGCACCTGCGGCGATGATCTTCGTCCCGTGCGAAGGTGGGATCAGTCATAACGAAGTCGAGAACGCATCTCCAAAGGACCTGGAGGCGGGGGCTAACGTCTTGCTCCAGATCATCATCGAAGCGGCGGGAGTAGATGACGCATAG
- a CDS encoding ATP-binding cassette domain-containing protein produces the protein MNTLSIRDITKNFGGHSVLKGVSMEARAGDVISLIGSSGSGKSTFLRCINFLESPNGGTIKLHDEEIQTFPNAHGDLIVRDKKQLQRLRARLGMVFQHFNLWAHMTVLENVTEAPHRVAKVCRSEARDRALHYLEKVGMPRTHCDAYPSHLSGGQQQRVAIARALAMEPDVLLFDEPTSALDPELVGGVLRVMQGLAEEGRTMVLVTHEMEFARSVSSRVMFLDQGQVEEEGAPEEIFARPQSPRLQRFLSGSLK, from the coding sequence ATGAACACACTAAGCATACGAGACATCACAAAAAATTTTGGCGGGCATTCCGTACTCAAAGGTGTGTCTATGGAGGCGCGCGCGGGGGACGTGATCAGCCTGATCGGCTCTTCCGGGTCGGGCAAGAGCACTTTTCTCCGGTGCATCAATTTCTTGGAGAGCCCCAACGGGGGCACCATCAAGTTGCACGACGAGGAGATTCAGACGTTCCCGAACGCCCACGGTGATCTCATCGTTAGAGACAAAAAGCAGCTGCAACGACTGAGAGCGCGACTCGGAATGGTCTTTCAGCATTTTAACCTTTGGGCGCATATGACGGTGCTGGAAAATGTAACGGAGGCTCCACATCGTGTTGCAAAGGTCTGTCGGTCGGAAGCGCGTGACCGCGCGCTCCATTATCTCGAGAAGGTCGGCATGCCGAGGACCCATTGCGACGCGTATCCATCGCACTTGTCCGGGGGGCAGCAACAACGGGTTGCAATCGCGCGCGCCCTTGCCATGGAACCAGACGTCCTCCTCTTTGATGAACCGACGTCGGCGCTCGATCCCGAACTCGTTGGCGGGGTTCTCAGGGTCATGCAAGGACTAGCGGAAGAGGGGAGAACGATGGTGCTGGTGACACATGAAATGGAATTTGCCAGGTCAGTGTCAAGCCGTGTCATGTTCCTTGATCAGGGGCAAGTAGAAGAGGAGGGGGCTCCAGAAGAGATTTTCGCTCGCCCCCAAAGTCCGCGACTCCAGCGTTTCCTCTCAGGTAGTCTCAAATGA
- a CDS encoding ABC transporter permease subunit (The N-terminal region of this protein, as described by TIGR01726, is a three transmembrane segment that identifies a subfamily of ABC transporter permease subunits, which specificities that include histidine, arginine, glutamine, glutamate, L-cystine (sic), the opines (in Agrobacterium) octopine and nopaline, etc.): MLSGYGTEIFYGALETLRLSLLSLVVAFLVGLLGATAKLSGNRLSFFLSTCYTTLIRGVPDLVLMLLTFYSIQIALNVVTDRVGATQVDISPFWAGSATIGLVYGAYFVETFRGAYLSISRGQIEAAMAYGMTYWTAFKRIIFPQLMLHALPGISNNWQVIVKATALVSIIGLSDLVKAAQNAGRSTFNSFFFMLVAACVYLVLAAISTVALDRLERHYSRHARGISR; encoded by the coding sequence ATGCTAAGCGGTTATGGCACGGAAATATTCTATGGCGCCCTGGAGACGCTGAGACTGTCACTGCTATCGCTTGTCGTGGCGTTTCTCGTAGGGCTCCTCGGGGCGACGGCCAAGCTATCGGGAAACCGGCTAAGCTTCTTCCTGTCCACCTGCTACACCACACTCATCCGGGGGGTCCCAGATCTCGTACTGATGCTGCTGACGTTTTACAGCATTCAAATCGCGTTGAATGTGGTGACCGACCGCGTCGGGGCAACGCAGGTCGACATCAGTCCGTTCTGGGCTGGCTCCGCGACAATTGGTCTCGTGTACGGAGCATATTTCGTCGAGACGTTTCGCGGGGCTTATCTGTCAATCAGCCGGGGGCAGATTGAGGCAGCGATGGCGTATGGGATGACGTATTGGACCGCATTTAAACGGATCATCTTCCCGCAACTTATGTTGCACGCTTTACCAGGAATCAGTAACAACTGGCAGGTTATCGTGAAGGCAACGGCGCTGGTATCGATCATCGGTTTATCAGACCTAGTTAAGGCCGCACAGAATGCTGGACGTAGTACCTTCAACAGTTTCTTCTTCATGCTGGTTGCAGCCTGTGTCTACCTGGTTCTGGCTGCGATTTCTACAGTCGCGCTTGACCGGCTGGAGCGCCACTACTCCAGACATGCTCGGGGCATTTCACGATGA